The Arachis hypogaea cultivar Tifrunner chromosome 14, arahy.Tifrunner.gnm2.J5K5, whole genome shotgun sequence DNA window AAATACGCGAATATAATTGGATGAATGTGTAAGTTTTTTTAGACTGTCAGTGCATGCATCAAAAATTAACCTTCATTACTATAGAGTGAAAATTAGCAACATTAGCATTTTTTCTtcacaagaataagctgaatggTAGCAACATTCACTCTTGCTAGCACTCCCCACAATGACTAAAATATTTGTAAAACTAAAAACATTTGTATAATTCAAAACACGCTGAATTAAGTAAAACAGAAAGGAACTACCAAAGAAAAATGGACACACTAATTAAATTTTCTAAAAGCACAGGTGActacaagaaggaaaataaataaataaaataaaataaaataaaaataccagAGGGAGGAGGCTCTTGAATGGGGCATAAATTTCCTCTCCTTGGTAAGATCCCACTCTGATAGCAGAGGCTTGAGTCAGAGACCCAAAGTGATTCGCTTGTTGGATCTTGTCCTTCGTTGCCCATGAAATTCCCCTGAACACAATACACACAATTTCCACACCATTATTTctcaataatcataaaaaaataaaacaaaaaactgCTGGGAAATGAAACTAACTATCGATTTGCAATAACGCCACCAGTGAGTTTGATGCCATTGTTTCCACCCCACCCAACAAGCATTACACtgagcattaaaaaaaaaatcagaaatgaaacaaaaaagtgaaaataaaatgTTTTGGAATTTGGATCTTGATTATGTGTACCCCAATTTTAGTGTTGTTGAGCATCCATTGAGTCAGGGTTAAGGAGCATGGTGAGCCCATAATCAGTAAGACAGGATTCGAAGTCCGAACCCAGCAAGACATTAGAAGATTTAAGGTTTCCATGAGTTAAGCCAGGGTTTTGGTGGATGTAGAGTAGGGCGGTCGCGAGATCTTGGCGATTTTGAGGCAGGATGTCCAATGAAGAGGCTTTCCTCCACCGGATGTTTTTGATCCTACATTGTTACATTCATCAGAAGATTAACAGAGGAAGAGAACAAAGTAATTATCAGAAATCTAGAGATGAAGTTTACTAATAACACTGCAGTATTAGAAGTATAACTTGCCTTAATTTATCCTAAGTAATCACAATTATAAGCTTAAATAGTCCTTATTTTTCCATTGTACATAGTATGATGGTGTTGTCTATGGTGTCTAGTTGTGTTCGGTACTAAGTGTGGTTATACCAAGTTGACCTGTAATGATGCAACACATGGTGAATTGACTAACAAATATGTGGCTATTATTGAGGCATGGTAACTCTGCTAATTAAGAATGGTAACTTTGAGTGTGCGTAGAAAATTTCACTTTTCACTTTTGTGggatgttaaaataatatttttttttatttataaaatataatttttttataactttttaaaaaaaattaatttattttaaatttttgtgttaattaatgttaaatttattaattttttaaaaaaaataaattattttttacaaaaatatcttctaacaaaaattttattttttttgtcattaaattttggaCAATTTACGTAAATAAATTGTTATATCTTCAAAATTATGTAAATGCATTGTttccaaaatgaaaatgcaaatacATTTTTTTATGTATCTATAGAAACCgttactggcagtagcggtttaggGTTACACAAAATTCGCTGCTGCCAACCGCAGATTATTTTGAAATGTGGCAGCATGGAAACTGCTGAAGCATATTGGGACACGTGAATAAACCGCTGGAGACAGCAGCGGTTTACGTTAAGTATGAGTTGTGTTTTTTACTATTGATTTGCATTTGAGGTTCTagctaaatgaatttttttttatttgtgcaattTTGTTGTCTTATACCAAAAGCTAatgtaatgaaaaaataaaagttataGCTAGTGCCTGCTTAATTTTGGTATGAGCTATTTGGTGCACTTAAAGTTTGGAGGAGGATAATTTATTGAGCAAGTTCAACAGTATTAAGATCAACTTTTCACCTTTATCGACTCAATAATAGTTTGatttgtcacaaaaaaaatactactttaaaaaaaataatagttttaatatattttcaataatttttaaattattaaattgtgattttaccaaaatttttgttaacaattatagttatattttactattaattttctgatatcaatatatattattttaacattaaataaaaaaattggtaagattattttttgatatcagtatatattaattgttatacatattaaccatggtaattttttttttatttaatgttaaaagaatatatattgatatcgaaaattaatagtaaaatataaaaataattcttaattaaaattttgataaaattataatttaataattaaaaaattattgaagaatatcttagagaaaaataatttaattattaaatttttttaaaaatattttagtaaaaatacaatttaattaataaaaaaatttattaaaaaatattttgataagtaaaatttaataaaaataaaataaaatttttactaaagaatatttttataaaaataatttattttttttaaaaataaataaagttaacacaaaaatttaaaattaattaaaaataatattttttaaaaattataagagaagataacgtatattttacaaataattaCTGTGTTTAGATATTTAAATGCAAATAAGAACAACAACATATATTTTACCTGTCACTATTTTATTAGTTAGTCAACCCATAATCACTGCTAGCCGCCACTATCGCGGCCACCGGAATCGCAGCCTAGTATGATATCTTGATTTAGAATTCTAGTTCTTTAAAAGGATCAAAATGACATATAGAAATAGGCACGTGGCTGGTTTCTAATAAGAGGGCACGTGGCTGGTTTCTACATAACATGTTTTAGAAGGGACAATGACAGAACTAAGGTTCTTAATTAATTTACTATATATCATGCTCAACAATACTAATGGTTTAACAATCCATTGATAAGAACCATTCCTGTTCTCATGAACAAGCTCCGTGGTTTCGTAGTTGTACACGGACTGAATCTCATCCTCACTGCTAATAATCTTCACATTTTTTTACCGTATTCATCTTCACTATTAAGATGCAAATAGGctaaagaattaaaaagatacaccaaatcaataaatcaatcaaatttaaaGAAATAGGAGTCCAATGCTAACAATGGTTACAAGGTTAATGACAGTTCAGACATATCATCAAtcattttgtcttttgaaaaagTAAGTTACTTTGCTCAAATCCAAAATGGaacaaatattagaaaaaataaattacctgCAATATAACTAGGatgcaattgaaaaaaaaaaagggattttaAAAGTAGCATAAGGTAAAATGAAAGAGACTAATAACCTGTGAAGAGATAATTTTACATTCGTCTTTTTGTTGGCTTAATAGAAAAAAGGAGTATTACATAAATTGATTATTAACTAAAGTACAGTTACAAATAATGcacttaaaaacttaaaattttactaTAAATTAAACAGAACAAACGACAAATTTTTTTATCTCAATACAAACTATGACTCAATATGATATTCTATTTAGTACCAAGTTATTAcaacaaaatattttatcaattctGCACTTAATTTTCGGATGACACTAACTTTATGAATATTTTGCAGGATAAAGTAAGTACAGAAAAAATAATGAACAACCAAATAAAATTCCATCAAATCTAAAGCTATTTCATTAAATCAAAAGGACTTTTGGTAGGTGATCTCATATACTCATAACCAAAACTAATGACACCAACTTCAAATTTTAcatttaaaactaataaaacataAGAGACAAACATCACCAAAACTAATGACACCAACAACCTCAGATTTTGCATTTAAAGCTAATAAAACATAACAGACAAACATCACTCATAAATATGTAATTTCATTAATCTAAAAATGGTTTaagtaaaagtaaaaacacaAACACACATAACACATGCTGAAAATCTcactttttcataaccatatAAACTAATACCCTACCTATTACTATCTTAGCATCTATTTTCTTATCTGATTTCTGAGTCAAGTCAGTTACCCAACAATTCTAGAAATGCAACTCGAGTCAAGTcttcaacatatatatatagtacTTTTTCATCTACTTCAAAAAGCTAATTAATATTTAAGCTTCTTTTAAGTTGAACCATCTTGAgctaggaaaaaaagaaaaaggaaaacgttattccttccttttttttctttctcttctttttctttgttgaaCAAAGTCAAATAGAATTATGCAAAATTCCCTAAGTCAAGGTACTCCTCTTCGTCCAACCATTTCTATGCTAGCTAAAATGCATTGTAAATTACATGTTTACCTGTTTTTTTCAAaagctgattttttttttattttttattttcattttcaatttctcTCTCACCTTAAAGTCTTCCTTAATTGTCATTCCACTCAAACTAAGATTCACAAATATAACAAACAAAAAGCATTCAGTGGAGCAATAGCAATAAACATGTGTGAGAAAAGAGAATAGTACCAGTGATGTGGTAAACTCTAACTCTcactcctatttatagccatctacttcctcaatggatggttaggattaaatctaatcaacggtccagattaatcatccagaaccttctttataaatatttatcCTATCACAACTCTCTAAATGTTTTTAGATTATTCTATAtcactctttatacttctatatacatctacactcttctagaatactctatgaccttccagagtcttctagaaccttctagggtattcTGGGACTTTTAGaacattctagaacgttccgaAACTATCTAGAGTATTCTAAAATACTCCaaaaaactatacaaacactattatacaaacactgttaaatctaactttttaaaattgatcGTGACACACAGCAAGCTTCATGTTTATGGGACCCACGGGAGTTGGAAAGACGGAGCTGGCTAAGGCACTTGCTTATTTAATTTGTTGTTCAACACAGAGGAAGCATTGGTGCGCTTCGATATGAGTGCTTACAAGGAAAAGCATGCGGTGTCACGCTTGATAGGGTCTCCACCTGAAGAAGGAGGGCAGCTCACTGAAGCCGTTCGACGCAGACCGTATTCCGTTATTCTGTTTGATGAGATCGAGAAGGCACATCCGGAGCTTCTAGAAGTCTTGCTTCCCATCTTGGATGAAGGTAAAATAAAGGACGCAGCAGGTTGCTTGGTCAACTTCACCAATACTGTTATCATTATGACCTCAAATGTTGGATCACAGAAGATTCTCAGTGACGCCAACGATAACCTACCTTATGAAAATCTCAAGAAGAACGCAATGGAGGCTGCACGCTCCCACGCCCATTTTAAACCTGAATTCATCAATCGCATTGATGAATTTCTTGTCTTCTTGCCCCTCAGCACTGACCAAATCGAAGCCATTGTCACGTTACAGGTAATTCCATCCCCTCTCTCATCACATTATTGCTAATTCTTTTCTTAAAACGAAAAGTAAAATGCTAGGTAGACAATAATCATcttaaacaatataaataattattaattaaataaaaatatattatatcttaatttaatgttattaattaaatttaagaataatttattcttttaatcttAGTAATTCATATTGTTTACAGattgttcaaaaatattattggttATCTATATTTTTCTAAACAAAAAATACTATTGTGACTACCAAAAAATAAATGGACAACTAtagtaaattatttaatttattctttcaaCAAAATTCAAAATGCTTTTATAAAATGACAATTTGCATAAATCAGTTAGTTGTTGAAATACCTATTTtgttattagaataattaattcttaaataATGAACATAACTCAATAAACAGTCATCTTTTTtggtacaataataataataataccacaGAAATGAGATGCTGTAGAACAAAATATGTTATTTGTGGTGTttcttaaagatttttttttcatactCATTGGAAATATGTTGTATATAAACAACATAAATAAACTATAtaattttgaaatatatatatatatatgagaaaatcaCACTTGTTACTATCTTTCAAGATGTCTGAATAATATTTTCATTCTTTCTATTTATTAAATTGTAAAATTGAAATAACATACATTTTAAGTTATTCAaccaagatattttttataatcattataattatatctataAATTAGTGATGACTATTATTTAATcgataatactaataataatatatttactattattataatattctatcattaaaaaataaaccaCCTCCACCACTCTGCTGTGtcccttatttaaaaaaaaaaaccatatatTTTTAGgtcttaattattaatataatttattaaattcaaataaaaaattggaaTATAGTTGGCGGAGTTGGAGAAGAGATATGCAAGTCAGCGCGAGATGAAAATTCAGGCAACGCCTGATGCTATCAAACTTCTTGCGAACTTGGAGGATGATGACAAACAATATGGTGCAAGGCCAGTGCGCCGGGTGATTCTGGATAAAGTGGAGGATCAACTTGTCCAACGTATTCTTCACGGAGAATTTCAGAACGGTGACACAATTTCTATAGGCATAGAATCAacatcatcttcatcctcttcccCCGCCCAACAGCTTTCTTTTCAGAAGCTGAATTAGTAAAGCTACTTCATCTTCTACCACTCAACAAATGTAAAATTCATCTACAAATTTGAGACGCTACTACCAGTGAAAGCCGAGACATTCCCGCtccaaatattatttaatattattcaacATCTCGTCAAGGACGATGATActaagaatatatatatttgttcCGTTTTAAAATAATTGTAACTTTTATTATTGAAAGTATAGAGTTTGCAAATAAAATTAATCTGGTGATACGTGATAAGTGATACCTTTGTTTAAATTACACAACATTTTCGTATCAAATTCGCTAGAAAATCAACTAGTGGTGCAGAACCGATGAAAAAACATGTctgttaataaaaaatacttcaatagtgaaaaaaacaaaataatatcttAAGAGTTAACCTAATTTCACATTTACTCCTattcacaataaaaaaaacaACCACATAAATCTTTATCCTTCCATTTCAGTCGCATGCCGCTTCGAGCCGTCTTCAACGCCGCACGACGGCTGTCCGCAAACCGAAACTGCAAACCACGTAAAGGGTGGCCTCGGGCGATAAAGAAGCCACTGCGTCGCGCCACAAACCGGCGAGGGAGCTGATGCCACAAACCACTCCATGCAACCCATCCGCCAACAACCACCCCTTGCTCCGCGCATTGCTCCGGGGAGAGAGAATAAAAAAATCGTCCGCCACCAACCTTTATAATaagtgtttaataaaataaatttataatggattttatcataaatttatgttttttttaattaatatataatttttttaataaatttatatataaattaatcctataaattaataatacaaagTTTATTATCTTTAACATAAATTAGTgagatataatttttataatttcatcgatctcctttttttttaaaaaaaaataagaccgtattttgtatatatattaataacattAATGTCATGACCATTTGATCATTAAATCAGTAATAATggttaataaaattatgaaaaaatgataaataagtaCTTGAttttttggaaaaatattttattttttaataatttaaaaatatatttaaatatttgacCTTCTTAAAATTTAGACACATCGATTTCTCTATTTACTTGAGTCTGGCAGActcaataaacaaaaaaatcaaacatgaCTTTTGTTATATTAGTCTGATCGATACACGGATGCACacataaaaagatttttaaaattggacaAATTAGACCTAGGGATCGATatatccaaattttaaaaaagtcaagaatttaaaagtatttttaaatttttaagaatataaATATCCGCGAGTCGAAAGGTCAAAGACGtatttatcattttctctaaaattatcGATTACAacttacaattaaaaataaataataattaataccaAGTTATAACTCATCATGACTCATGTACCATAAAAAtctgagttatatatatatatatataatgtagcTCAAAATTACTCATTTGgaatatttacaaaataaaatagttCTTTGTAAAATAGTGATATCTTGATTAAAAATATAATCTATGTAAAGTATTATAAGCAGATTAATAGTTAAATTTATCTCTAaaagattatttattatttaaattattttttttagtcatattagtccttAAAATTAATCATTCCATTAGTTAAATGAGGACGTGTTACGTTAAGTGTCACATGGCATAATAATGTGGTAgatcaaaatagtccctaaaagttCAGATGTAAGTCACTTTcattcctaaatttttttaaattaatcaaattagttctcatataattttttttttattttttcttcataatattgaatttaaaatattttttataatactaattttaatattatcttttagaccttaataaacaaaattctctttacataaaataataaaaataattaaattattataaaattattttgtcatttgtattttaaaagtttacactttcaaattgtaattttttataataaaatttttttatttaaacgaatttatcaaattattgttgattatatatttaaaaatttaatattttaaatctcactaaataatataatagttattttaaaatttaaatcttttaaaattataatttttattattgtttaatttataaggtaaaactaaataattaaaaaattgatttgtgaaattgcttgttgaatcttaatattttaataaattagggATTTAGGGCATagtgctttctctttttcctttgtcCGTTTGAGTTTTAGTGAGTGGCTGTTTGGCTTAGAGTTAGAGagagtttttttaattttgtactcTTATATTGTATATAGGTTGGGTTATTTTTtgggtttgattttttttagcttGCATAGTTTTAGATTATTGGTATTTGGTCAATTAGGCTTATGGTCCATGACTTATTGActtaataattctctaaatctgTTATTTTTTGTACGGGTTAGATCGAGTTTTTTTGAATGCTGTTtgattaaaatctaaaatttcgatttaaaaaaaaatcaaaatttatgcagACCCCGTTTAATCTGCGGACTAGTCCGTTTAACTCGCAATTTCTTTTTACTTAATCGGACTCAACCCGTTTAGTCCGAAATTTAAATGTGcctgaattaaaaataaaagctcACCCATTTAAACGGAAACAGGCCGGCCCAATGAACTTAGCCCATTTTTAGCCCATTTTTATGGCGTACTTTTTAATTTGATACTCTTGTATAGTAGTTGAGGCAGAAatagtgtttttactttttactacaGTTCTCTTGTAAAATGGAGTTTGAAGCTTGATTCCCCTTGGCTTTCTGTTTGTGTTTGGTTAAGGGATAAAACTGGATTGAATAAGCTAAACTGttaatagttttttaaaaatttccaaagcatatttatttaatattctaAATATAAAAACCAGGCTtgggtttttactttttatttaaataaataaataattaaatatttttaggttTACATAAAGGTGAACAAGTTGCACATCTATGTAACAGGTAGCATTTCGCAACACTCTCTGAGTGTCAATAGAAAACCCATCACTTCGCTATAGGACATTATTGATGAACATTTGTTTAAGATAAAAAATGAGAACTTTtaacacaagaaattaaattagaatgATTCCCATACATTCCATTTATTGAAACCTGAAGAAAAGAAAGCCAGAAAGGTCTATGCTGAGCCTGGTCTAACCTTCCTGATGGAGAGTTTATTTTCCTCTTTGCTTGTGATATCTCTGTCTATTAAAATTCTGTCGTTCCCCTTAAATTTTCCATTTAGAATCCCCTTGGTGAGTTCGGTCAACACTTTCTGCTGAATCACTCGCTTCACCAGCCTAGCACCATATTTTTGGTCATACCCCCACTCAGCAATAAGTTTCACAGCACTATCCCTTACTGTTATTTCCATCTTCTGACTCTCCTTGGATATCTTCTTCACTTCATTCAACTGTCATAAAGGAACGAAGGATGAGTATTTAAAAGAAACATTCGatattattagagatataaccattcatGTGCTCCTTCCTATCAGATAAGATTTTAGAAGGAGTAGTTTCATGACATGACATCACGGAATagggaaaacaaagaaaaaaaaaagttatgcaaaaaattcatgcaaatccaagagataatcaaTCAATTTACCTGAAGCTTGACTATGTTGTTTATTTGGTCAGGTTCTAGAGGCCGGAACACAATAAATTCATCAACTCTGTTAATGAATTCAGGCCGGAATTCTTTCTGCGCAGCATCCATCACTTCCTTCTTCATGTCTTCATATCCTAACTTTCTTTCCATGGCCACATGAATGACATTGGATCCAACATTGGAGGTCATAATGATGACAGTGTTGGTGAAACTCACTTTGCGACCACTTGCATCAGTCACTCTTCCATCGTCCAAGACTGGAAGCAGAACATCCAAGATGCCGCGGTCTGCCTTCTCAATCTCATCAAGCAGAATAACAGAATATGGCCGGCGGCGAACCCTCTCGGTGAGCTGGCCTGCCTCCCCAGTCCCTCTGAATCCCGGTGGAGCTCCAATCAGTCTTGAAACCATATGCTTATCCTTGTACTCGCTCATATTGATGCGAACCAGCGCTTCTTCCGTGTGGAACAAGTAAGAGGCAAGTGCTTTAGCCAAC harbors:
- the LOC112744538 gene encoding uncharacterized protein, with translation METLNLLMSCWVRTSNPVLLIMGSPCSLTLTQWMLNNTKIGCNACWVGWKQWHQTHWWRYCKSIGNFMGNEGQDPTSESLWVSDSSLCYQSGILPRRGNLCPIQEPPPSGCAFS
- the LOC112743360 gene encoding chaperone protein ClpB3, chloroplastic-like, yielding MSAYKEKHAVSRLIGSPPEEGGQLTEAVRRRPYSVILFDEIEKAHPELLEVLLPILDEGKIKDAAGCLVNFTNTVIIMTSNVGSQKILSDANDNLPYENLKKNAMEAARSHAHFKPEFINRIDEFLVFLPLSTDQIEAIVTLQLAELEKRYASQREMKIQATPDAIKLLANLEDDDKQYGARPVRRVILDKVEDQLVQRILHGEFQNGDTISIGIESTSSSSSSPAQQLSFQKLN